From Mya arenaria isolate MELC-2E11 chromosome 12, ASM2691426v1, the proteins below share one genomic window:
- the LOC128211582 gene encoding neuropeptide-like protein 31: MKVYRYNFSGGMLLLGIMKFLIILSICLALVLSVAYGRGFSQIGGGGFGVRGYVRGGYGQIPGGYGQIPGYGGVYGRNAGGEIPGGSGHRYSGGYQRGSYGQSGPQDEYLRRYFGGVRSNPSLSTLS; this comes from the exons ATGAAGGTGTACCGATATAATTTCTCAGGTGGTATGTTGTTATTAG GAATCATGAAGTTCCTTATCATCCTGAGTATTTGTCTTGCACTGGTACTCTCTGTAGCCTACGGTCGTGGATTCAGTCAAATCGGCGGCGGTGGATTCGGTGTTCGTGGCTACGTCCGCGGTGGATACGGGCAAATACCCGGCGGATACGGGCAAATACCCGGATATGGTGGTGTTTATGGTCGAAACGCTGGCGGCGAAATACCCGGAGGAAGCGGTCACCGTTACAGCGGTGGTTATCAACGGGGCAGCTACGGTCAATCCGGTCCCCAAGATGAATACCTTCGCCGTTATTTTGGCGGCGTTAGATCGAACCCGTCATTATCAACATTGTCTTGA